A genomic window from Cytobacillus suaedae includes:
- the truA gene encoding tRNA pseudouridine(38-40) synthase TruA — protein sequence MERLKCIISYDGSNFSGYQIQPNARTVQLELEKTLQKMHKGDILKVFASGRTDATVHAVGQVIHYDSPLNLSEQSWKKALNSLLPDDIQVLEVNKVNSEFHARFDVVKKEYRYKVLLTPDRDVFKRNFSYHFPYPLDLNLIKEAMDFLKGTHDFTSFCSAKTEVDDKIRTIYEIDCILQADELIFRFVGNGFLYNMVRILVGTLLDVGQKKIHPTEINAILEQKNRAFAGKTVPGHGLYLWEVHYDN from the coding sequence ATGGAGAGATTGAAATGTATCATTTCATATGACGGGTCTAATTTTTCTGGGTATCAAATTCAACCCAATGCCAGAACAGTTCAGTTGGAACTTGAAAAAACATTACAGAAAATGCATAAAGGGGATATTCTCAAAGTCTTTGCATCTGGACGAACTGACGCAACTGTTCATGCTGTAGGGCAGGTCATCCATTATGATTCCCCTTTAAACTTATCTGAACAGAGTTGGAAGAAGGCCCTTAATTCTTTATTGCCTGATGATATTCAAGTGCTAGAGGTAAATAAGGTGAATAGTGAGTTCCATGCACGGTTTGATGTGGTAAAAAAAGAGTACAGATATAAAGTACTACTAACCCCCGATAGAGATGTTTTCAAAAGAAATTTTAGCTATCATTTTCCGTATCCATTAGATCTGAATTTAATCAAAGAGGCCATGGACTTTTTGAAAGGTACCCATGATTTCACTAGTTTTTGTTCTGCCAAAACAGAAGTAGATGATAAGATTCGAACAATATATGAGATAGATTGTATCCTCCAAGCGGATGAACTTATTTTTCGTTTTGTAGGAAACGGGTTTCTTTATAATATGGTAAGGATCCTTGTGGGAACTCTACTGGATGTTGGACAGAAAAAAATACATCCAACTGAAATAAATGCCATTTTAGAGCAAAAAAATAGGGCCTTCGCAGGTAAAACTGTACCGGGTCATGGACTTTATTTATGGGAAGTTCATTATGACAACTAA
- the rplM gene encoding 50S ribosomal protein L13 — MRTTFMANANNIERKWYVVDAEGQTLGRLASEVATILRGKNKPTYTPNVDTGDNVIIINAEKINLTGKKLTDKIYYRHSQFPGGLKSRTALEMRTNYPEKMLELAIKGMLPKNSLGRQMFKKLHVYAGNEHPHQAQQPEVYQLRG, encoded by the coding sequence ATGCGCACAACATTTATGGCAAATGCCAATAATATAGAGCGTAAATGGTACGTTGTGGACGCTGAAGGTCAAACTTTAGGTCGTCTTGCAAGTGAAGTAGCTACAATTTTACGTGGTAAAAACAAACCAACTTATACACCGAATGTTGATACTGGTGACAATGTTATCATCATCAACGCTGAGAAAATCAATTTAACTGGTAAAAAATTAACTGACAAAATCTACTACCGTCACAGCCAATTCCCAGGTGGATTAAAGTCAAGAACTGCATTAGAAATGCGTACAAACTACCCAGAGAAAATGTTAGAGCTTGCTATTAAAGGTATGCTTCCAAAAAATTCTCTAGGTCGTCAAATGTTCAAAAAATTGCATGTATATGCTGGAAACGAACATCCACATCAAGCACAACAACCTGAAGTTTACCAACTTCGTGGTTAA
- the rpsI gene encoding 30S ribosomal protein S9 has protein sequence MAQVQYYGTGRRKSSVARVRLVPGDGRIVINDRDIADYIPFEALREVVKQPLNATETVGNYDVLVSVKGGGYTGQAGAIRHGISRALLQADPEFRGTLKRAGLLTRDARMKERKKYGLKGARRAPQFSKR, from the coding sequence TTGGCACAGGTACAATATTATGGCACTGGTCGTCGTAAGAGCTCTGTAGCACGTGTACGCTTAGTTCCTGGCGACGGACGCATTGTAATTAATGATCGTGATATCGCAGATTATATTCCATTTGAGGCATTAAGAGAAGTTGTTAAACAACCACTTAACGCTACTGAAACTGTAGGTAACTATGATGTTCTAGTAAGTGTTAAAGGTGGAGGCTATACTGGCCAAGCTGGAGCGATCCGTCATGGTATCTCTCGTGCATTACTTCAAGCTGACCCTGAATTCCGTGGAACGTTAAAACGTGCTGGTCTATTAACTCGTGACGCACGTATGAAAGAACGTAAAAAATACGGACTTAAAGGCGCTCGTCGTGCACCTCAGTTCTCAAAACGTTAA
- a CDS encoding transporter substrate-binding domain-containing protein has protein sequence MKGLKLIIGLLISILTIGTLAACGGGGNGDEKKTLTMATSADYPPYEFIDTEKGEEIIGFDIDIANYITKELGYELKIVDMDFTTLITAMNGGKADFIMAGMTPTPERLENADFSDIYFTAKHLIVTTKDSGIKTIEDLEGKKIGVQTGSIQEGKAEEIKENVDITVESRNRIPELVQEILAGRFDAAIIEDTVAAGHFKNNPELVGFEIVEGEEEAGSAIAFPKDSELTAEFNRVLNEMKENGELEKLIVKWFGGEQ, from the coding sequence ATGAAAGGCTTAAAATTAATTATAGGTTTACTCATTTCTATCCTAACAATTGGTACTTTGGCAGCATGCGGTGGAGGTGGAAATGGAGATGAAAAGAAAACATTAACAATGGCAACCTCAGCTGACTATCCACCATATGAGTTTATTGATACAGAAAAAGGAGAAGAAATCATTGGGTTTGATATCGATATTGCTAATTACATAACAAAAGAACTAGGGTATGAGTTAAAGATTGTTGATATGGACTTTACAACACTCATTACGGCAATGAACGGTGGAAAGGCTGATTTCATTATGGCTGGTATGACACCTACCCCTGAACGTTTAGAAAATGCGGATTTCTCAGATATATATTTTACTGCAAAGCACTTAATAGTAACTACAAAAGATAGTGGTATTAAAACTATTGAGGATTTAGAAGGTAAAAAAATCGGAGTTCAAACTGGATCGATTCAAGAAGGTAAAGCTGAAGAAATTAAAGAGAATGTAGACATAACGGTTGAATCAAGAAACCGTATCCCTGAGCTAGTTCAGGAAATATTAGCTGGAAGATTTGATGCTGCTATCATTGAAGATACTGTTGCAGCAGGTCATTTTAAAAACAATCCAGAATTAGTAGGCTTTGAAATTGTAGAAGGAGAAGAGGAAGCTGGTTCTGCAATAGCATTCCCTAAGGATAGTGAATTGACAGCTGAATTTAATCGTGTACTAAATGAAATGAAAGAAAACGGAGAACTAGAAAAACTAATAGTAAAATGGTTTGGTGGAGAACAATAA
- a CDS encoding amino acid ABC transporter permease — translation MNLDFTQNLVPSIPFILKGIWVTLGIVALAALLGFILGIVLALFKISRIKLLHWFADAYTSLFRGTPLILQLMIIYYGLPQIIGIDIPAYAAAVAAFALNSGAYISEVIRAGIQAVDKGQREAAMALGIPYKKMMWDIVMPQAFKNILPALMNEFITLTKESALVSVIGTMDIMRRAYIVGGKTYAYFEPMLFVGLIYYLLIIGLTFVGKWIERRLRQSD, via the coding sequence ATGAATTTAGACTTCACTCAAAACCTCGTGCCCTCTATCCCTTTTATATTAAAAGGGATATGGGTCACATTAGGGATTGTAGCATTAGCTGCATTGTTAGGGTTTATACTTGGAATTGTACTAGCACTCTTTAAAATTAGCAGAATAAAACTTCTACATTGGTTTGCAGATGCGTATACGTCATTGTTTCGAGGGACACCATTAATTCTCCAACTAATGATTATCTATTATGGTTTACCGCAAATCATTGGTATTGATATACCTGCATATGCTGCTGCGGTAGCTGCGTTCGCATTGAACTCAGGTGCTTATATTTCTGAGGTTATTCGGGCGGGAATTCAAGCAGTTGATAAAGGTCAAAGAGAAGCAGCAATGGCATTAGGTATTCCTTATAAAAAGATGATGTGGGATATCGTGATGCCTCAAGCATTTAAAAATATATTACCTGCATTGATGAATGAGTTTATTACATTAACAAAAGAATCTGCGCTTGTTTCTGTAATTGGTACAATGGATATCATGCGTAGAGCATATATTGTTGGTGGTAAAACATATGCGTACTTTGAACCTATGTTGTTTGTTGGACTCATCTACTATCTTTTAATTATTGGTCTTACATTTGTTGGTAAGTGGATAGAGAGGAGACTGAGACAAAGTGATTAA
- a CDS encoding amino acid ABC transporter ATP-binding protein: protein MIKVQNLHKSFGKLEVLKDISTTIDQGAVVAIVGPSGSGKSTFLRCMNMLEEPTSGSVWINGEEITNPKVDIMKVRQKVGMVFQHFYLFPHMNVLDNLMYAPMNVKGASKSEAEQTAYELLKKVGLSEKATEYPVRLSGGQKQRVAIARALAMSPEVMLFDEPTSALDPEMVKEVLEVMKSLAHTGMTMAIVTHEMGFAREVADRVLFLDDGKLVEDAPPAEFFSSPKSKRAQEFLEKML, encoded by the coding sequence GTGATTAAGGTTCAAAATTTACACAAGTCTTTTGGAAAACTTGAAGTATTAAAAGATATTTCAACCACAATTGATCAAGGGGCTGTGGTTGCTATTGTTGGTCCGTCTGGCTCAGGAAAATCGACCTTTTTGCGCTGTATGAATATGTTGGAAGAGCCTACAAGTGGAAGTGTTTGGATTAATGGTGAAGAAATAACGAATCCTAAAGTTGATATAATGAAGGTGCGTCAAAAAGTGGGAATGGTATTTCAACATTTTTATTTATTTCCTCATATGAATGTACTAGACAACCTTATGTATGCACCAATGAATGTCAAAGGGGCTTCAAAATCGGAAGCTGAGCAAACAGCTTATGAACTATTAAAAAAAGTGGGTTTGTCTGAAAAAGCTACCGAATATCCAGTTCGCTTGTCTGGAGGACAAAAACAAAGGGTTGCCATTGCGCGTGCATTGGCAATGTCACCTGAAGTTATGCTATTCGATGAGCCTACCTCAGCTTTAGATCCAGAAATGGTTAAAGAGGTATTAGAGGTTATGAAATCCCTTGCTCATACTGGAATGACAATGGCAATTGTTACTCACGAAATGGGCTTTGCACGTGAAGTTGCAGATCGGGTTTTATTTTTAGATGATGGGAAATTGGTAGAAGATGCTCCACCAGCTGAATTTTTCTCATCACCAAAAAGTAAAAGAGCACAAGAGTTTTTAGAGAAAATGCTATAG
- a CDS encoding ASCH domain-containing protein, producing the protein MKTLSMIQPWATLFILGAINHETRSWKTKYRGPLAIHSSKKLDKRACRLTYVESLLQQYGYTQDTLPLGTVIGVCELENCLRIIEGDDSSAVLEDGEMISGVEYLLGDYTIGGFVWKVKDKKSLKKLLPAKGKLGLWDFHLEGYPE; encoded by the coding sequence ATTAAGACGTTATCAATGATTCAGCCATGGGCAACTCTTTTTATTCTTGGGGCAATAAATCATGAAACAAGATCATGGAAGACGAAATACCGTGGACCACTTGCCATTCATTCAAGTAAAAAGCTAGATAAGCGTGCATGTCGTTTAACATATGTTGAAAGTTTACTTCAGCAGTATGGATATACACAAGACACGTTACCATTAGGAACTGTGATCGGTGTTTGTGAACTAGAGAATTGTCTCAGGATCATAGAGGGTGATGATTCATCTGCAGTTCTTGAGGATGGAGAAATGATATCAGGAGTAGAATATTTATTAGGAGATTACACGATTGGTGGATTTGTATGGAAAGTCAAGGACAAGAAATCACTGAAGAAGCTACTACCTGCAAAAGGAAAGCTTGGATTATGGGATTTTCATTTAGAGGGTTATCCGGAATAA
- a CDS encoding YbaK family protein has product MNVITTLKEKRKEKQMKYERKMLRELSLETLKKSVNEQFSHFYRTGLFAKSIEDGCVDIAIESYLLGSKYGKFGYYGESIDDVKTRCYYEEKYLVDTLFDFLTYWGQIGDNDFVNESLYYSCETYVNQWWQEGFNKSEKRYRLRLH; this is encoded by the coding sequence ATGAACGTAATTACAACGCTAAAGGAAAAAAGAAAAGAAAAGCAAATGAAGTATGAAAGAAAAATGTTACGTGAACTCTCCTTGGAAACCCTAAAGAAAAGTGTAAATGAGCAATTTAGTCATTTTTATAGAACAGGTCTATTTGCAAAGTCAATTGAAGATGGTTGTGTTGACATTGCAATCGAGAGCTACTTGTTAGGTTCTAAATATGGAAAATTTGGATATTACGGGGAGTCAATTGATGATGTAAAAACAAGATGTTACTATGAGGAAAAGTACCTAGTAGATACACTGTTTGATTTCCTAACCTACTGGGGCCAGATTGGAGATAATGATTTTGTTAATGAATCATTATATTACAGCTGTGAAACTTACGTGAACCAATGGTGGCAAGAAGGTTTCAATAAAAGTGAAAAAAGATACCGCCTACGTCTCCATTAA
- the cwlD gene encoding N-acetylmuramoyl-L-alanine amidase CwlD, with product MKKKLKVGGFITGLIVLFILFQYQFLDNDSWKPWSLPLAGKIIILDPGHGGPDGGADSGDIFEKDIALNVSLKLRDYLQEQGALVLMTRETDTDLAATDTRGYSRRKVEDLKKRVELINSSEADLFISIHLNAIPSPKWSGAQTFYYRTYKENEVLAKFVQDELRTNLENTNRKAKSINSVFLLKNATKPGALVEIGFLSNHTEKQLLVKEHYQDKVAASIYKGILRYASNETNPPE from the coding sequence GTGAAGAAGAAACTAAAAGTCGGAGGATTTATAACCGGATTAATAGTATTATTTATCTTATTTCAATATCAGTTTTTAGATAATGACTCGTGGAAACCTTGGAGTCTTCCGTTAGCTGGGAAGATAATTATTTTAGATCCCGGTCATGGTGGACCTGACGGTGGAGCTGATAGTGGAGATATATTTGAAAAGGATATAGCCTTAAATGTATCTTTAAAACTCCGTGATTACCTACAGGAACAAGGTGCACTTGTGTTAATGACTCGTGAAACAGATACAGATCTTGCTGCTACGGATACTCGAGGTTATAGTCGCCGTAAAGTGGAAGACTTAAAGAAACGTGTAGAGTTAATCAATAGTTCAGAGGCTGATTTGTTTATTAGTATACATCTTAATGCCATTCCGTCTCCTAAATGGAGTGGGGCACAGACCTTCTATTATCGTACGTATAAAGAGAATGAAGTATTAGCTAAATTTGTTCAAGACGAGTTACGTACTAACCTAGAAAATACAAATCGTAAAGCCAAAAGTATAAACAGTGTCTTTTTATTAAAGAACGCTACTAAACCTGGGGCATTAGTTGAAATTGGCTTCTTATCAAATCATACAGAAAAACAACTTCTAGTAAAAGAACATTATCAAGATAAAGTTGCAGCTTCTATTTATAAAGGTATTTTAAGATACGCATCAAATGAAACCAACCCTCCAGAATAA
- a CDS encoding P-loop NTPase has protein sequence MLTEQKVIETLQNLKDPFLHKTLQETNGILEVKIKEEKNHVSVKLAIAKTGTGEQMQLQSTVVEKLKEAGADSVGIRFTDLPQEELAKHAGQGTGSPLSPTNEPTFIAIASGKGGVGKSTVSVNLAVSLARLGKKVGLVDADIYGFSVPDMMGITKRPVVRGEKIIPVERLGVKVISMGFFVEDNSPVIWRGPMLGKMLNNFFNDVEWGELDYLLLDLPPGTGDVALDVHTMLPSCKEIIVTTPHPTAAFVAARAGAMALRTEHEVMGVIENMSYFESKVTGEKEYVFGQGGGTKLAEELQTTLLGQLPLQQPDWNEDDFAPSVYDADHRVGKIYMEIAQNVVNTLNK, from the coding sequence ATGTTAACAGAACAAAAGGTAATAGAAACATTACAAAACTTGAAAGATCCTTTTCTACATAAAACACTACAAGAAACAAATGGTATATTAGAGGTTAAAATTAAGGAAGAAAAGAATCATGTTAGCGTCAAATTAGCTATTGCTAAAACTGGCACAGGCGAACAGATGCAGCTTCAAAGCACAGTCGTTGAAAAGTTGAAAGAAGCTGGTGCAGATTCTGTAGGAATTCGATTTACTGACTTACCTCAAGAAGAACTAGCAAAACATGCCGGACAAGGTACGGGTTCTCCTTTATCTCCAACGAATGAACCAACCTTTATAGCGATTGCAAGTGGTAAAGGTGGAGTAGGAAAATCAACTGTATCCGTTAATCTAGCTGTTTCTTTAGCGAGACTTGGTAAAAAGGTTGGATTAGTAGATGCTGATATTTACGGATTCAGTGTTCCTGATATGATGGGAATTACAAAACGTCCTGTAGTGCGTGGTGAAAAAATCATCCCGGTAGAGCGTTTAGGTGTAAAGGTAATCTCAATGGGCTTTTTTGTAGAGGATAATTCACCTGTTATCTGGCGTGGGCCAATGTTAGGGAAAATGTTAAATAACTTCTTTAACGATGTTGAATGGGGAGAATTAGACTATCTGTTATTAGACTTACCTCCAGGAACAGGAGATGTGGCACTTGATGTTCATACAATGCTACCTTCATGTAAAGAAATTATTGTCACAACTCCACATCCAACTGCCGCATTTGTTGCAGCAAGAGCGGGTGCAATGGCATTAAGAACAGAACATGAAGTAATGGGTGTTATAGAAAACATGTCTTACTTTGAAAGTAAGGTAACTGGCGAGAAAGAATATGTATTTGGCCAAGGTGGAGGAACAAAGTTAGCTGAAGAATTACAGACTACACTACTAGGTCAATTACCATTACAACAACCAGATTGGAATGAAGATGATTTTGCGCCATCAGTATATGACGCCGATCACCGTGTAGGTAAGATCTATATGGAAATTGCTCAAAACGTGGTTAATACGTTAAATAAATAA
- a CDS encoding spore gernimation protein GerD, whose product MKKWMSLLVFSCFLLIIGCAPREQGNQKLDYEETKKMVVDILKTDEGKKAIEELLTDEKMKQNLVINQDVVTKSIQDTLLSEDGITFWKKNFEDPKFVETFAKSMQEQHEKVIKDLMKDPDYQKMMIEILKNPEMEEAMVEVLRSQEMRAHIQSVITETIESPLFKAKMQDLLIKGAEEIQENKDKKKEEGGK is encoded by the coding sequence ATGAAAAAATGGATGTCGCTCCTAGTATTTAGTTGCTTTCTTTTGATTATTGGGTGTGCACCTAGAGAACAAGGAAATCAAAAGCTTGATTATGAAGAGACTAAAAAAATGGTCGTGGATATACTTAAAACAGATGAAGGTAAAAAGGCCATCGAGGAACTATTAACAGATGAAAAGATGAAGCAAAATTTAGTGATTAACCAGGACGTTGTTACTAAATCCATACAAGATACACTTTTATCTGAAGATGGTATTACTTTTTGGAAAAAGAACTTTGAAGATCCCAAGTTTGTAGAAACATTTGCAAAAAGCATGCAAGAACAGCATGAAAAAGTAATTAAGGATCTTATGAAAGATCCTGACTACCAGAAAATGATGATAGAAATATTAAAGAATCCTGAAATGGAAGAAGCAATGGTAGAGGTATTACGGAGCCAGGAAATGAGAGCTCATATTCAGAGTGTTATAACTGAAACAATTGAGAGTCCTCTTTTCAAAGCGAAAATGCAAGATCTGCTTATTAAAGGTGCCGAAGAGATTCAGGAAAATAAGGATAAGAAGAAAGAAGAGGGTGGCAAATAG
- a CDS encoding KinB-signaling pathway activation protein, with protein MNSRNWVRLFLSTLFVGAISTSVVGFAVKWNEYKELFITFDFLEILSILLWLVGVGFIFSIISQMGFFAYLTVHRFGLGIFRSLWKPVQLVLIAFVFFDLVYFRYQAFAKEGDLLLPYIVLAFILFLFSLIIAYIKQKQTNKHAFIPALFFMFVITSIEWFPALRVNEESWLYLMLIPLLVCNAYQLLLLSKISKNTNVKS; from the coding sequence GTGAATAGTCGAAATTGGGTTCGATTGTTTTTATCTACACTGTTTGTAGGTGCTATAAGCACTTCAGTAGTAGGATTTGCAGTTAAATGGAATGAATACAAGGAATTATTTATTACCTTTGATTTTTTAGAGATACTTTCTATTTTATTGTGGCTTGTAGGAGTTGGATTTATTTTTAGTATTATTAGCCAGATGGGCTTTTTTGCATACTTAACTGTTCATCGTTTTGGTTTAGGAATTTTCCGTAGTTTATGGAAACCGGTACAATTAGTATTAATTGCTTTTGTATTCTTTGATTTAGTATATTTCCGCTACCAAGCTTTTGCCAAAGAGGGAGATTTGCTGTTACCGTACATTGTACTTGCTTTCATTCTGTTTTTATTTTCGTTGATAATAGCGTATATAAAACAAAAGCAAACAAATAAGCACGCGTTTATTCCCGCATTATTTTTTATGTTTGTCATCACGTCGATTGAATGGTTCCCAGCTCTTCGTGTTAATGAGGAAAGCTGGTTATACCTAATGTTAATTCCCCTGTTAGTTTGTAATGCATATCAATTACTACTTTTAAGCAAAATTTCAAAAAACACAAATGTAAAAAGCTGA
- the pdaB gene encoding polysaccharide deacetylase family sporulation protein PdaB, producing MNFFFILNGKKVKQTMIILVASFFTAGILYIENGLHLPVFSTNNGPKAIYQGELKDKNVSLTFDISWGDTKAMPILDLLKDQGIKNATFFLSAAWAERHPDVVKRIIEDGHEVGSMGYQYKNYTELEEAKIKKDILQAGEVFKTLGIKKVNLLRPPTGNFDKKVLKVANSLGYTVIHWSVDSKDWTNPGVEAIISNATSNLSGGDIILLHASDSAKQTEKALPEIIKIMKQKGYNNAKISDLMANAEAKSNEIK from the coding sequence GTGAATTTCTTCTTTATTTTAAATGGTAAAAAAGTAAAACAAACAATGATCATTTTGGTTGCTTCATTTTTTACTGCAGGCATTTTATATATAGAAAATGGCTTGCATCTTCCTGTATTCTCAACGAATAATGGTCCAAAAGCTATTTATCAAGGAGAACTAAAGGACAAGAATGTATCTTTAACATTTGATATTAGCTGGGGAGATACGAAAGCAATGCCGATCTTAGATCTTCTGAAGGACCAAGGCATTAAGAACGCTACCTTCTTTTTATCTGCCGCATGGGCTGAAAGACATCCTGATGTGGTAAAAAGAATTATAGAAGATGGGCATGAAGTTGGTTCGATGGGATATCAGTATAAGAATTATACTGAATTAGAAGAGGCCAAAATCAAAAAGGATATCCTCCAAGCAGGAGAAGTCTTTAAGACATTAGGTATTAAAAAGGTAAATCTATTGAGACCACCCACTGGTAACTTTGATAAAAAGGTTTTAAAAGTTGCTAATTCATTAGGATACACAGTCATCCATTGGAGTGTTGATTCTAAGGATTGGACAAATCCCGGCGTGGAAGCAATCATTTCAAACGCCACGAGTAATTTAAGTGGTGGAGATATTATTTTGTTACATGCCTCTGATTCAGCAAAACAAACAGAAAAGGCATTACCGGAGATAATAAAGATTATGAAACAAAAGGGTTATAACAACGCTAAGATATCTGATTTAATGGCTAACGCAGAAGCTAAGAGTAATGAAATCAAATGA
- the rocF gene encoding arginase has protein sequence MKKKQISIIGVPMDFGQMRRGVDMGPSAIRYAGVVDRLENLHYEIDDLGDIEISRTEKLDKLSEGNLRNLKAVAEGNTKLAKKIDEAINADTFPLVFGGDHSIAIGTLAGVAKHYENLGVIWYDAHGDLNTAESSPSGNIHGMPLAVSLGLGHPTLTEIAGYAPKVKPENIVIIGARSLDEGEKVLIKELGIKVYTMHEIDRIGMTKVMEETISYLKGRTDGVHLSLDLDGLDPHDAPGVGTPVIGGISYRESHLAMEMLAEAGVITSAEFVEVNPILDERNKTASVAVALMGSLFGEKLL, from the coding sequence ATGAAGAAAAAACAGATATCAATTATTGGAGTACCCATGGATTTCGGACAAATGAGACGTGGGGTTGATATGGGTCCAAGTGCTATTCGCTATGCGGGTGTTGTAGATAGATTAGAAAACTTACACTATGAGATTGATGACTTAGGTGATATTGAAATTAGTAGAACTGAGAAATTAGATAAACTCTCTGAAGGAAATCTTAGAAATTTAAAGGCAGTTGCTGAAGGCAATACCAAACTTGCAAAGAAAATTGACGAAGCTATCAATGCTGATACATTCCCTCTTGTTTTTGGTGGTGACCATAGTATTGCAATTGGAACATTAGCTGGCGTTGCAAAACATTATGAAAATTTAGGGGTTATTTGGTATGATGCACACGGCGATCTTAATACAGCTGAATCGTCGCCATCAGGTAATATTCATGGAATGCCTTTAGCTGTTAGTTTAGGACTAGGGCATCCCACTTTGACTGAAATTGCTGGATATGCTCCAAAGGTTAAGCCAGAAAATATTGTAATCATCGGTGCTAGATCATTAGATGAAGGTGAAAAGGTACTTATAAAAGAATTAGGAATTAAAGTATATACAATGCATGAGATTGATCGAATTGGTATGACAAAGGTCATGGAGGAAACTATCTCTTATTTGAAAGGTCGTACAGATGGAGTCCACTTATCATTAGACTTAGATGGTTTAGACCCTCATGATGCACCTGGAGTAGGGACTCCCGTAATCGGAGGTATTAGTTATAGAGAAAGTCATTTAGCGATGGAAATGCTGGCTGAAGCTGGTGTAATAACTTCTGCAGAGTTTGTAGAGGTCAATCCAATTTTAGATGAAAGAAATAAAACAGCATCTGTGGCAGTAGCATTAATGGGTTCGTTGTTTGGAGAAAAATTATTATAG
- a CDS encoding aspartyl-phosphate phosphatase Spo0E family protein produces the protein MTSNEQQLMNKIEQYRERMVQLATNTSLKEDEVIKISCTLDNLLFEYQKLQMINLKQ, from the coding sequence ATGACTAGTAACGAACAACAGTTAATGAATAAAATCGAACAATACAGAGAAAGAATGGTTCAGTTGGCAACGAATACATCATTAAAAGAAGATGAGGTCATAAAAATATCTTGCACACTTGATAATCTACTATTTGAATATCAAAAACTTCAAATGATAAATTTAAAACAGTAA
- the sigW gene encoding RNA polymerase sigma factor SigW: METIVKNRIKQIKNGDQNAFAEIVELYKDKVFQLCYRMLGNRHEAEDIAQEAFLRAYVNIHSYDTKRKFSTWLYRIATNLSIDRIRKKKPDYYLDAEVAGTEGLTMYSQVAADVSLPEDEVESLELQETIQKEILKLPDKYRSVIVLKYIDELSLKEISEILDLPVGTVKTRIHRGREALRNQLRHL; this comes from the coding sequence ATGGAAACAATCGTAAAAAATAGAATAAAGCAAATAAAAAATGGTGACCAAAATGCCTTCGCTGAAATAGTTGAACTATACAAAGATAAAGTATTCCAATTGTGTTATAGGATGCTAGGAAACAGGCATGAGGCAGAAGATATAGCACAGGAAGCTTTCTTAAGGGCGTATGTTAATATTCATAGCTATGATACTAAAAGAAAGTTTTCTACTTGGCTTTACAGGATTGCAACCAATTTATCAATAGACAGGATTCGTAAGAAGAAACCTGATTATTATTTGGATGCTGAAGTAGCCGGTACTGAAGGGTTAACAATGTACTCTCAGGTTGCTGCAGATGTTTCGCTTCCAGAAGATGAGGTAGAGAGTTTAGAATTACAGGAGACAATCCAAAAAGAAATTTTAAAGCTACCTGATAAATACCGTTCAGTAATCGTGCTGAAATACATTGACGAATTATCTTTAAAGGAAATTAGCGAGATCTTAGATTTACCAGTAGGTACAGTGAAGACAAGAATTCATAGGGGCCGCGAAGCTCTGAGAAATCAATTGCGACACTTGTAA